The DNA sequence TTGCAGTGGTAGTGGAGTATTTCGGATATGGATTTGGTTTTGTAGGGTTGATGCTCTACATGATGCAGCAGATTGCTCCCGGAAAACACAAAACCGCCCACTATGCATTTGCAACAGGAATTATGAACCTTGGTGTGATGATTCCCGGAATGTTCAGCGGAATGATCAGTGACTGGATTGGATACAAAATGTTCTTTATCTGGGTCCTGATTGCTACGATTCCTGCTTTTTTAGCCACCTTATTCGTTCCTTTCCCTTATCCGGAAAATCAGAAAGAACAGCAAATCAACTCATAATAATTAAAAATAAAAAGTAAAAAATACTTTATGACAGCTCAATCAGTAATGATCCCCTGGCAGGATCGCCCGGAAGATTGCAATGATATCATGTGGAGGTTTTCCGAAAACCCGATCATTAACAGATATGCGATACCAACATCCAACAGTATATTCAACAGTGCAGTAATCCCTTTTGAGGATGGATTTGCAGGGGTCTTCCGTTGTGACAACAAGGCCGTACAGATGAATATTTTTGCTGGTTTCAGTAAAGACGGAATCAATTGGGATATCAATCATGATCCTATTGAAATGCAGGCAGGAAACACAGACATGATTGAATCCGATTACAAATACGATCCACGTGTCACTTTTATAGAAGACCGTTACTGGATTACTTGGTGTAACGGATACAATGGTCCTACCATCGGAATTGGGTATACTTTTGATTTTAAAGAATTTTTTCAGTGCGAAAATGCCTTTCTTCCATTCAACAGAAACGGAGTTTTGTTCCCTGAGAAAATCAATGGTAAATATGCTATGTTGAGCCGTCCTAGTGATAACGGACATACTCCTTTCGGAGATATTTATATCAGCTATAGCCCTGATATGAAGTACTGGGGAGAACACCGTTGTGTGATGAAAGTAACCCCTTTTGAAGACAGTGCTTGGCAGTGTACAAAGATCGGGGGAGGACCTGTTCCTATCAAAACAGAAGAAGGATGGCTGCTTTTCTATCATGGTGTAATCAATACCTGCAGAGGATTCAGATATTCAATGGGAGCAGCTTTGCTTGATCTTGAAGATCCTACAAAAGTATTGTACAGAACGAAGCCTTATCTGTTGGCTCCAGCTGAATTGTATGAACTGACAGGAGATGTACCGAACGTGGTTTTCCCTTGTGCAGCACTGACGGAAGGAGATAAAGTAACAGTATATTATGGTGCTGCTGATACCGTAGTTGCGATTGCCTTTGGATATATCTCAGAAATTATTGATTTTATGAAAAAGAATTCAATCTAATTAGTAATATAAAGTTTTTAGGAAATAGGTTAATCATCTTAATTTTCCCTTTTTTTGGGAATTTTATAATGGTTTTCCTATTTTTAAACCAACTTTTAAACAAAAAAATCTCCGATACCTCTCTTATCATGAAAAAAGAACTGCTTATCTGCTTTTTTACAACCCTGATTTCTGTAGCGAATGCCCAGCAAAATAAAAATGATGTTTTATCCTGGGTAGACCCTTTCATAGGAACAGGAGGTCATGGACATACCTTTCCAGGGGCGACTACGCCATTTGGAATGATACAGCTGAGTCCGGATCAGAATACGAAAAGCGGCGACTGGGATTGGTGTTCCGGATACCACTACAGCAGTAAAACGATCATGGGATTCAGTCATAACCATCTTAGTGGAACGGGTTGGGCAGACCTTGGAGATATTCTGGTAATGCCAACGGTAGGACAAGTAAAAATGGTTCCGGGATCAGAAGATCAACCGGAAACTGGTTACCGTTCAAAATTTACACACGATAAAGAAGTGGCATCTCCGGGATATTATTCCGTAATGTTGGACAGCTATGGAATTAAAGCTGAGCTGACCGCTTCCCCAAGAGTAGGATTTCATAAATATACTTTCCCGAAAAGTGATGAATCTAACATCATTATTGATCCTACCAATAAAATCTTCGGAAATATCTACCATACTTTAGTGAGTGTGGAAGGCAATAATAAAATCAAAGGGTACTGCTACAGCAATGGCTGGGGAGGTAAACGGTTTGCTTACTTCGTGATGGAGTTTTCCAAACCGTTTAAGTCTTACGGCGTGTATGCTGACGGAAAAATCAAAAATGATGAAAAAATTGCCCTTGCCAAAGATGCTAAAGCATTCGTAAGATTCTCCACAGAAGACCAGGAAAGCATTGAAGTAAAAGTATCTTTATCTCCGGTGAGTACAGAAAACGCACAGGAAAATTTCGATACCGAAGCAACAAATATTGATTTTGCAAAAGCGAAAGAAACAGCTCAAAAAACCTGGAGAGACCTTATCGGAAGATTCCAGGTGACAGGAGGAACAGACAGTCAGAGAAAAATTTTCTACACAGGCGTTTACCATACATTCATTGCTCCAAACCTTTATATGGATGTGAATGGAGATTATGTTGCCGCTCAGGAAAATATGAATACAAAATGGTTCACGAACTACAGTACTTATTCATACTGGGACGGATTCAGAGCAACACACCCGCTTTTGACCATTATGGATCAGAAACATACAAAAGAATTTGCCAATTCCTTAATCAGCAGATATACAGACCGTAAAGATCATATGCCCATCTGGGAACTTTGCGGATATGATAACTTCTGTATGTTAGGCTATCATAGTGCTTCAGTAATTTGGGATGCCATTTCCAAAGGAGTTCCGGGTATTGATGGAGAAAAAGCATTTGCAGCAATGAAAGATGCTTCTTTAACAGACAAAATGAGCAGCAGTGACGGAGGCGGAGGTCTTAATGATTATATCAAGTTAGGCTATACACCATCAGAAAACGGTGCTTCAGTTTCTGCAACATTAGAATATTCATATGATGACTGGTGTATCCAGCAGCTTGCAGAAAAATTAGGGAAAAAAGAGGAAGCAGAAGTGTATAAAAAACGTTCTATGAACTTCCTGAATACCTTCAATAAAGAAAATAATCACTTCTGGCCAAGACAAAAAGACGGGAAATTCTTAGCGGATTTCAAGCTTAATGATTGGAAAAAACTCCAGCCACACTGGGTTTCCGGAAATATCTGGGCCTATGATTTCTTTGTTCCGCATCAGATTGATGAAATGATGAATCTGTATGGAGGGAAAAAAGGATTTGAAGAAAAACTGGATAAGACCTTTACAGAAGCGCTTCATATGGAAGGAGAACAGCATGTAGATATCTCAGGATTTATCGGGTCTTTAGGATTTGGAGATGAACCTGGACATCATGTTCCATACCTGTACAACTATGCAGGAAGTCCTTACAAGACTCAGAAAATGGTAAAATTTATCCGTGACAATATGTATGCGGCAAAACCGGACGGAATAGTAAACAACGAAGATTGCGGTCAAATGTCTGCCTGGTATATTTTCTCATCATTAGGATTCTATCCTGTGACGCCAGGAAAGCCAGTTTATACTATCGGAGCTCCACAATTTCCGAAAGCTTCATTAAAACTAGAGAATGGAAAAACTTTTACCGTGATCGCTGACAAGATATCCGACAAGAATATCTACGTTCAGAAAATGTTCCTGAACGGAAAAGAATATAAAAGCTGGGAGTTGAATCACAGTGATATCATGAACGGTGGCGAACTAAGATTCGTAATGGGAAGCAAACCGGTAAAATAAGACTCATAAAATAAACGAAACAAAAGTATCAATGGAAAGGAGAAATTTTATTAAAACAAGTGCACTGGCAGGAGCCGGATTGCTGTTTACTCAAAATGTTTTTGCTAAAAATTTAGTGCTGGATGATTTTCCTGTTGTCCGTGTCCCTAAAGAGAAAAGACATTTTACCAGCGAATCCGTAGAAAATGCTATCGCTGCTTTTAAAAAGAAAGTTAAAAACAAAGAACTCGGCTGGCTCTTTGAAAACAGCTTCCCGAATACATTAGATACTACCGTTTTCTATAGTGAAACCAATGGAACGCCGGATACTTACGTCATCACAGGAGATATTGATGCGATGTGGCTTCGTGACAGTTCCGCACAGGTTTTCCCTTATCTGCAGTTCTCTAAAAAAGATGAAAAGCTGCACAAACTGATCTCAGGGGTGATTCATAAGCAGACGACTTTCATCCTGAAAGATCCTTATGCAAACGCTTTCTATAACGATGACCAGAAGATCAGTAAATGGAAAGAATATGATCATACCGATATGAAACCGGGAACCCATGAAAGAAAATGGGAAATAGACTCTCTGTGTTACCCTATCCGTCTGGCATATCACTTCTGGAAAACAACCGGAGATACAAAACCTTTCGACGCTAACTGGCTGAAAGGAATTAAACTTACCCTGCAGACTTTCACAGAACAGCAAAGAAAAAATGATCTGGGACCTTACAAATTCGAGCGTACAACAGCGTGGGCAACAGATGGAATTCCTATGGGAGGATATGGTTATCCGACAAAACCGGTAGGCCTTATCAGCTCTATGTTCCGTCCAAGTGACGATGCTACTATTTATGGATTCCTGATTCCGTCTAACTTATTTGCCGTAGTAAGCTTACGTCAGGCAGCGGAAATGGTTTCTCAGATTAAAAATGAAAAAACGTTGGCTCAACAGCTGAACAGCCTTGCTGATGAGGTAGATGCAGCCATCAAAAAATACGGAATTTACAATCATCCTGAATTTGGAAAAATCTATGCTTTTGAAGTAAATGGCTTTGGAAGCTACAACCTGATGGATGATGCGAACTGTCCAAGCTTGCTGGGACTGCCTTATCTGGATGCGGTGAAAGCTGACGACCCTGTATATTTAAATACAAGAAAATTTGTGTGGTCAGAAAATAATCCGTTCTTCTTCAAAGGTAAACTGGCAGAAGGTATAGGAGGTCCACATATCGGACTTGACATGATCTGGCCAATGAGTATCATCATGAAGGCCCTCACTACGAAGGACAAAAGTGAGATCAGATGGTGTATTGATACTCTACAGAAAACGCACGGCGGGACAGGCTTTATGCATGAATCCTTCCATAAAGACGATGCCAAAAAATTCACCAGAGAATGGTTTGCATGGGCGAATACATTATTCGGTGAGTTGTTATGGAAAACCTTTAATGAAAACCCTGAGCTACTGACATAGCCCTCCTTTTTATATGGCTTATTCATCTGAGATACTTTCATGAAAAGAAGGGATCAGGGAAAAGCTATATAAAATTCAGACACCAAAGCACCTTAAAAAAATTATACAATGAAAAAAAAATCCATCCTTACCGCACTGATTGCCATGATGCTTCAGTCAGGTTCTCTGATCAACGCACAACAGCTTAATCCTACAGGAATTTGCTATGTGGAAGTGAATAACAACAACCTCCTGAATGCGGGAGCGTACAAACTGCAGACATCGAACAGCTATCTGTTCAATGTGGTGAATATTTTTGCGGCTAATATTAATTATGACACCAGCCGTGGAAGAGCTTATCTGTATTCCAATAATAATGTCACGAAAGTGCTTACCAATGCGGATACTTACATAAAGCCACTTCAGCAGAAAGGAATGAAAGTAGTCCTGACTATTTTAGGAAATCATCAGGGAGCAGGAATCTGTAATTTTCCTACCCGCGAAGCAGCAAAAGACTTTGCATTACAGCTTGCCAATACAGTGAATACCTACGGTCTTGATGGAATTGATTTTGATGACGAATACTCTGAATATGGAAATAACGGAACTGGGCAGCCTAACGACAGCTCTTTTGTAATGCTTGTTCAGGAGCTCAGAGCATTATTGCCGAATAAGATTATTTCATTCTATTATTATGGTCCTGCTGCTTCAAGACTTTCATGGAACGGGACAAGAGTTGGAGATAATGTTAATTACAGTTGGAATGCAATGTACGGAACATTCTCCGCTCCTAATGTACCTCCTCTTACCAAAGCACAAATCTCTCCAGCCGCTGTATGGATGGGAAATACTTCCAATTCTACAACAACCAGCCTGGCCACTCAGACTAAGAACGGTGGTTACGGAGTATTTATGTGGTATGATCTTCACGGAACTAATGAAACATCACAACTTTCAGCAGGAACTCAAACATTATACGGAGAGCCGACCGTTTTAAGCGGTACTTTACAGTCATGGACACAAGGCACAAACTGTGATGCACCTATCGGACTGTACACAAGCAATCTTACCGGAACAAGTGCAAAACTGAACTGGTCAGCCGTAGGAACCAATACCTATGATATTGATTATAAGCCGGCTTCTTCAACAACATGGACGAACGCCGTATCTGCAACGAGCGCTACTTCTGTAACTGTTTCAGGCTTAACAGCCAATACAGAATACGATTGGAGAATCAGAACCAACTGCAGCGTGAAAAGCGCTTATATGTTTGCATCAAGATTTACCAGTACTTCAGGAACAACCCCTACAGGTTCTTATGCATTATCTCTGGATGGAAGCACTGAATCAGGGGCTGCCGGAAGTATGAACTTGAGCGGTTCTGCATTATCTTTTGAAGGCTGGATCAAACCTTCGTCCTTCAAGTCTGCTTCTCCTTATATTTCTTCTATCATGGGAACTGAAGTAAGTGATAGTAATTCCGCATTCTTACGATTAGGAGATGCCAGCCTGGCCAATAATAAGCTTCAGTTTGTAGTAAGTATTAATAATGTTCAGCAAAAACTGGCTTCTGCAACCGCTTTGAATGCCAATACCTGGTATCATGTTGCCGCAACATATGACGGTGCCAATATGAAATTGTATATCAACGGTGTTCTGGATGCAACTAAAGCACAAACCGGAAGTGTAAATTCAACCGGAGCATTCAACGTAGGCTATCTATACAATACTTCCCGAAATTTCAATGGCAAAATAGATGAAGTAAGAGTTTGGAAACGTGCATTGAGTCAAACGGAGATCAGTCAGAATATGTGTAATGTATCAGTTCCGGCTACATCATTGGCAGCTTATTGGAAGTTTAACGAAGGAAGTGGTTCTACTGTTCAGGATACATCAGGAAACGGAGTGACTTTAACCTTAACAGGTGTTGATGCTTCCAATTGGGGAACAGATCTGCCATGTGCAACAGGAAGTTCACTATTGGCAAGAAATGCATCGAGTCAAAAAGCAATAAACGCAGGACAGACCAACATTAAAAATCAAATCAAATTGTATCCGAATCCGGTAAGCAAATCTTCATCACTTACAGTTTCAGTTCCGGATGAATACAGCAAAGGAAAATTAACGGTTTATGATTTTAATGGAAGAATCGTTGACACAAAATCACTGAATTCCGGAGATAATCAAATTGAATTGACAAGACTTTCAGCAGGAAGCTATATCGTTCAGTTTGAATCTCATGATGGAAGTTTAAAACAATCCGAAAAACTAATTGTAAAATAACAAAACCAGTCATTGGGCTTCGGCCCAATGATTTTTCTACTACAAATTAATATACTATGAGAAAAAAATCCTTTTTTATTCCCTTAATGGCCCTCATGCTTCAGACTGCCCCGTTGCTCAAAGCACAGCAGCTTGATCCTTTGGGAGTCTGCTATGTGGAAGTGAACAACAATAATATGCTGAATGCAGGTTCTTATACTTTGCAGAATACCAACAGACAGCTTTTTGACGTTGCTATTATTTTTGCCGCCAACATCAACTATGATGTTTCTAAAAACCGTGCTTATATCTCCAACAATAATAACGTTACTAAAGTCCTGAATGATGTCAATACCTATGTAAAACCTTTACAGCAAAAAGGAATAAAAGTACTTCTGGATCTTTTAGGAAACCATCAGGGAGCGGGGATTTCTAATTTTCCTAACCGTGAGGCGGCAAAAGATTTCGCTTTACAGGTAGCTCACACTGTTTATACTTACGGTCTGGATGGGGTAGACCTTGATGATGAATATGCAGGATATGGAAATAACGGAACAGGACAGCCTAATAACAGCTCTTTTGTCATGCTTTTGCAGGAATTGAAAGCAGCAATGCCGGATAAACTGATTACATTCTATTATTACGGACCCGCTACCACAAGACAAACTTATAATGGAGACTTAGCAGGAAATTATATCGATTACACCTGGAATGCGATGTACAGTACATACAATGCTCCTGTAGTTCCCCCTCTTAATAAATCCAAAATCTCAGCAGCTGCTACATGGATTCAAAACTCGAATCCAAGCTCAACTTCTGCAACGACATTGGCAAACTTAGCGACCAGCACGAAAAATGACCAATACGGCGTTTTCATGTGGTATGACCTGGCAGGAACCAATGTTGCCAGCTATCTGAGTACAGGTTCCAATATCCTTTACAACGAAAATACGCTCTTAAGCGGTCAGTTATATTCATGGTCTCAGGGGCAAACCTGTGATCCGCCATTGGGACTGGATGTTTCCAATGTGACAGGAACTTCAGCAAAACTGAACTGGACTTCCAACGCATCCCAATCTTACAAAATTGATTACAAACCAGCCAATTCAACGGTATGGACGAATGTGGCCAATAATTATTCAGGAAATAATATTGTAATCAATAACCTTACGCTGAATACAGACTACGACTGGAGAATACAGTCCAACTGCTCACCGACATTAACAAGTACTTATATTTTTGCACCAAGGTTTAACTCCGGAAGTGGCTGCACTACGCCGTCAGGATTAATTTCCGGAAGTTTCCTTGGTAATACAACACAGCTGTCATGGGATGCAGGAAATGCAACTTCATATACATTACAGTATAAAACTGCTGCTGCCACAACATGGTCTGAAATCCCGAATATTACCACGAATTCCTATTCAT is a window from the Chryseobacterium indologenes genome containing:
- a CDS encoding GH92 family glycosyl hydrolase: MKKELLICFFTTLISVANAQQNKNDVLSWVDPFIGTGGHGHTFPGATTPFGMIQLSPDQNTKSGDWDWCSGYHYSSKTIMGFSHNHLSGTGWADLGDILVMPTVGQVKMVPGSEDQPETGYRSKFTHDKEVASPGYYSVMLDSYGIKAELTASPRVGFHKYTFPKSDESNIIIDPTNKIFGNIYHTLVSVEGNNKIKGYCYSNGWGGKRFAYFVMEFSKPFKSYGVYADGKIKNDEKIALAKDAKAFVRFSTEDQESIEVKVSLSPVSTENAQENFDTEATNIDFAKAKETAQKTWRDLIGRFQVTGGTDSQRKIFYTGVYHTFIAPNLYMDVNGDYVAAQENMNTKWFTNYSTYSYWDGFRATHPLLTIMDQKHTKEFANSLISRYTDRKDHMPIWELCGYDNFCMLGYHSASVIWDAISKGVPGIDGEKAFAAMKDASLTDKMSSSDGGGGLNDYIKLGYTPSENGASVSATLEYSYDDWCIQQLAEKLGKKEEAEVYKKRSMNFLNTFNKENNHFWPRQKDGKFLADFKLNDWKKLQPHWVSGNIWAYDFFVPHQIDEMMNLYGGKKGFEEKLDKTFTEALHMEGEQHVDISGFIGSLGFGDEPGHHVPYLYNYAGSPYKTQKMVKFIRDNMYAAKPDGIVNNEDCGQMSAWYIFSSLGFYPVTPGKPVYTIGAPQFPKASLKLENGKTFTVIADKISDKNIYVQKMFLNGKEYKSWELNHSDIMNGGELRFVMGSKPVK
- a CDS encoding endo-beta-N-acetylglucosaminidase H — its product is MRKKSFFIPLMALMLQTAPLLKAQQLDPLGVCYVEVNNNNMLNAGSYTLQNTNRQLFDVAIIFAANINYDVSKNRAYISNNNNVTKVLNDVNTYVKPLQQKGIKVLLDLLGNHQGAGISNFPNREAAKDFALQVAHTVYTYGLDGVDLDDEYAGYGNNGTGQPNNSSFVMLLQELKAAMPDKLITFYYYGPATTRQTYNGDLAGNYIDYTWNAMYSTYNAPVVPPLNKSKISAAATWIQNSNPSSTSATTLANLATSTKNDQYGVFMWYDLAGTNVASYLSTGSNILYNENTLLSGQLYSWSQGQTCDPPLGLDVSNVTGTSAKLNWTSNASQSYKIDYKPANSTVWTNVANNYSGNNIVINNLTLNTDYDWRIQSNCSPTLTSTYIFAPRFNSGSGCTTPSGLISGSFLGNTTQLSWDAGNATSYTLQYKTAAATTWSEIPNITTNSYSLQNLTPNTNYVWKVQAGCAGGTTSTYSGEGSFNSGFAPVTSPGARSLSFNGSSHYLNAGQFNLSGNAMTFEGWVKVNAFKTGFPYISSVMGIEVGDNNSAMLRFGDGNLANNKLQFILSFGSSQVKLNSNTAFNTNTWYHIAATYDGAAMKIYVNGNLDASSAVTGNFNANGILYLGRNYDNSRTINGFLDEFRVWKRALTPQEIVSNNCNVPANSTGLEANWKMDEGSGNGALDATANTHFATLINMTDANWRTDVACASSLAVKDIESVKENSAVYPNPVKRGNDIHFAISDNSATEVALYDTSGKLFKKQSINQNNNAVNTQDLISGTYIYKITSSNSKVLSTGKVIVK
- a CDS encoding endo-beta-N-acetylglucosaminidase H, which encodes MKKKSILTALIAMMLQSGSLINAQQLNPTGICYVEVNNNNLLNAGAYKLQTSNSYLFNVVNIFAANINYDTSRGRAYLYSNNNVTKVLTNADTYIKPLQQKGMKVVLTILGNHQGAGICNFPTREAAKDFALQLANTVNTYGLDGIDFDDEYSEYGNNGTGQPNDSSFVMLVQELRALLPNKIISFYYYGPAASRLSWNGTRVGDNVNYSWNAMYGTFSAPNVPPLTKAQISPAAVWMGNTSNSTTTSLATQTKNGGYGVFMWYDLHGTNETSQLSAGTQTLYGEPTVLSGTLQSWTQGTNCDAPIGLYTSNLTGTSAKLNWSAVGTNTYDIDYKPASSTTWTNAVSATSATSVTVSGLTANTEYDWRIRTNCSVKSAYMFASRFTSTSGTTPTGSYALSLDGSTESGAAGSMNLSGSALSFEGWIKPSSFKSASPYISSIMGTEVSDSNSAFLRLGDASLANNKLQFVVSINNVQQKLASATALNANTWYHVAATYDGANMKLYINGVLDATKAQTGSVNSTGAFNVGYLYNTSRNFNGKIDEVRVWKRALSQTEISQNMCNVSVPATSLAAYWKFNEGSGSTVQDTSGNGVTLTLTGVDASNWGTDLPCATGSSLLARNASSQKAINAGQTNIKNQIKLYPNPVSKSSSLTVSVPDEYSKGKLTVYDFNGRIVDTKSLNSGDNQIELTRLSAGSYIVQFESHDGSLKQSEKLIVK
- a CDS encoding glycoside hydrolase family 130 protein; this translates as MTAQSVMIPWQDRPEDCNDIMWRFSENPIINRYAIPTSNSIFNSAVIPFEDGFAGVFRCDNKAVQMNIFAGFSKDGINWDINHDPIEMQAGNTDMIESDYKYDPRVTFIEDRYWITWCNGYNGPTIGIGYTFDFKEFFQCENAFLPFNRNGVLFPEKINGKYAMLSRPSDNGHTPFGDIYISYSPDMKYWGEHRCVMKVTPFEDSAWQCTKIGGGPVPIKTEEGWLLFYHGVINTCRGFRYSMGAALLDLEDPTKVLYRTKPYLLAPAELYELTGDVPNVVFPCAALTEGDKVTVYYGAADTVVAIAFGYISEIIDFMKKNSI
- a CDS encoding glycoside hydrolase family 125 protein; its protein translation is MERRNFIKTSALAGAGLLFTQNVFAKNLVLDDFPVVRVPKEKRHFTSESVENAIAAFKKKVKNKELGWLFENSFPNTLDTTVFYSETNGTPDTYVITGDIDAMWLRDSSAQVFPYLQFSKKDEKLHKLISGVIHKQTTFILKDPYANAFYNDDQKISKWKEYDHTDMKPGTHERKWEIDSLCYPIRLAYHFWKTTGDTKPFDANWLKGIKLTLQTFTEQQRKNDLGPYKFERTTAWATDGIPMGGYGYPTKPVGLISSMFRPSDDATIYGFLIPSNLFAVVSLRQAAEMVSQIKNEKTLAQQLNSLADEVDAAIKKYGIYNHPEFGKIYAFEVNGFGSYNLMDDANCPSLLGLPYLDAVKADDPVYLNTRKFVWSENNPFFFKGKLAEGIGGPHIGLDMIWPMSIIMKALTTKDKSEIRWCIDTLQKTHGGTGFMHESFHKDDAKKFTREWFAWANTLFGELLWKTFNENPELLT